From the Thermovirga lienii DSM 17291 genome, one window contains:
- a CDS encoding transcription termination factor Rho (PFAM: Rho termination factor, N-terminal domain; ATP synthase alpha/beta family, nucleotide-binding domain; Rho termination factor, RNA-binding domain~TIGRFAM: transcription termination factor Rho~COGs: COG1158 Transcription termination factor~InterProIPR011112: IPR011113: IPR000194: IPR011129: IPR 003593: IPR004665~KEGG: aco:Amico_1476 transcription termination factor Rho~PFAM: H+transporting two-sector ATPase alpha/beta subunit central region; Rho termination factor RNA-binding; Rho termination factor domain protein~SMART: Cold shock protein; AAA ATPase~SPTR: Transcription termination factor Rho;~TIGRFAM: transcription termination factor Rho): MDDNLEKKVQEPQEAAAEEEKAANTKPQEEANQETKEEAPVVSASNGNKHDNNGTNGNGESKKVPKPKYTFSELERKNITDLRKLAKKMKVQGFSTLRKDDLIIAILAKQSEEMGFRFGGGTLEILSDGYGFLRPRGLLPSDHDIYMSASQIRRFGLRNGDVVWGFIRPPKEQEHYEALLRVEVVNFSDPEAARRRPQFEKLTPIFPNERLHLETTKEELTTRLIDLFAPIGKGQRALIVSPPKAGKTTVLKKIANAVTANHPEVILMVLLIDERPEEVTDMERSVDGEVVASTFDRPAEEHLRVANLTLEKAKRLVEVGRDVVLLLDSITRLARASNLVEPPSGRTLSGGMDPAALYFPKRFFGAARNIEEGGSLTIIGTALVDTGSRMDEVIYEEFKGTGNMEVHLSRKLSEQRIFPAIDITRSGTRREELLMDPDELQRVWLLRRRIANVDEAEVLNLIMSKLKATSSNEEFLATIKIN; encoded by the coding sequence ATGGACGATAACTTAGAAAAAAAGGTGCAAGAGCCCCAGGAAGCGGCCGCCGAAGAAGAAAAAGCAGCAAATACGAAACCTCAGGAGGAAGCTAATCAGGAAACCAAGGAAGAAGCCCCTGTTGTTTCTGCTTCCAACGGCAACAAGCACGATAACAACGGAACCAATGGCAACGGGGAATCCAAGAAGGTTCCCAAACCCAAGTACACCTTCAGCGAGTTGGAAAGAAAGAACATAACCGACCTCAGGAAGCTCGCGAAGAAGATGAAAGTTCAAGGTTTCTCAACCCTTCGCAAGGACGACCTCATAATTGCCATCTTGGCCAAGCAGTCAGAGGAAATGGGTTTTCGCTTTGGCGGGGGCACCTTGGAAATACTGTCCGACGGCTACGGCTTTTTGAGGCCCCGGGGGCTTCTGCCCAGCGATCATGACATATACATGTCGGCATCACAAATACGCAGGTTCGGCCTTCGAAATGGAGACGTAGTCTGGGGATTCATAAGGCCCCCCAAGGAACAGGAACATTACGAGGCCCTTTTGAGGGTAGAGGTGGTCAACTTCTCAGATCCAGAAGCGGCAAGAAGAAGGCCTCAGTTCGAGAAGCTGACGCCTATTTTCCCCAACGAGAGGTTGCACCTGGAGACGACCAAGGAAGAACTTACCACCAGACTAATAGACCTTTTTGCCCCCATAGGCAAAGGCCAAAGGGCACTGATAGTTTCCCCGCCCAAGGCCGGCAAGACCACAGTTTTGAAAAAGATAGCCAATGCTGTGACTGCAAATCACCCTGAGGTCATTCTGATGGTGCTTCTCATAGATGAACGCCCTGAAGAGGTAACCGACATGGAGCGGTCCGTGGATGGAGAGGTTGTGGCGTCCACTTTCGATCGTCCGGCGGAAGAACACCTGAGGGTGGCCAATTTGACCTTGGAGAAGGCCAAGCGCCTAGTGGAAGTGGGAAGGGATGTGGTGCTCCTCTTGGACTCCATAACCCGACTTGCAAGGGCGTCCAACCTTGTGGAGCCTCCCTCGGGTAGAACCCTTTCTGGAGGTATGGATCCTGCTGCGCTGTACTTCCCCAAGCGCTTCTTTGGTGCTGCGCGCAACATAGAGGAGGGCGGAAGCCTCACGATAATTGGCACGGCATTGGTGGATACGGGCAGTAGAATGGACGAAGTAATATACGAAGAGTTCAAGGGCACGGGCAACATGGAGGTCCACCTTTCTAGGAAGCTGTCCGAGCAGCGCATCTTCCCTGCCATAGACATAACCCGCTCGGGCACCCGGCGAGAGGAGCTCTTGATGGACCCTGATGAGCTTCAGAGGGTATGGCTCCTTAGAAGGAGGATTGCCAACGTCGACGAGGCGGAAGTTCTGAACTTGATAATGAGCAAACTCAAGGCCACGTCGAGCAATGAAGAATTTCTTGCAACAATTAAGATAAATTGA
- a CDS encoding hypothetical protein (PFAM: Protein of unknown function (DUF1393)~COGs: COG4720 membrane protein~KEGG: aco:Amico_1479 protein of unknown function DUF1393~SPTR: Putative uncharacterized protein), whose translation MNADFTPKKIALGAMLAGAVTLATMLHVPMPGLRIYFNLGEGVIYTVAILLGPRYGALSGSIGASLADILLGYPLWAPITFVIKGLEGFLVGRFAPKGRIFGIVLGALVMIAGYTTTAGILYGWKVAPVELLTDVLQTGVGALFALMFVPIIEKRLSRKSVS comes from the coding sequence TTGAACGCTGACTTTACGCCGAAAAAAATAGCCCTTGGTGCCATGCTTGCAGGAGCGGTAACCTTGGCCACCATGCTTCATGTGCCCATGCCTGGGCTTAGGATCTACTTCAACCTGGGGGAAGGGGTCATATACACCGTGGCAATCCTGTTGGGGCCCCGGTACGGCGCCCTGAGCGGAAGCATAGGGGCCTCTCTGGCGGACATCTTACTGGGGTACCCCCTTTGGGCGCCCATAACCTTCGTCATAAAGGGCCTGGAAGGTTTCCTGGTGGGGCGCTTCGCCCCGAAAGGAAGGATCTTTGGCATAGTGCTAGGAGCCCTAGTAATGATAGCAGGCTACACCACGACCGCCGGGATACTCTACGGATGGAAGGTAGCGCCAGTGGAGCTTTTGACCGACGTACTTCAGACAGGCGTTGGTGCCTTATTTGCCCTTATGTTCGTTCCAATCATAGAAAAACGCCTGTCCAGGAAATCGGTATCTTAA
- a CDS encoding CTP synthase (PFAM: Glutamine amidotransferase class-I; CTP synthase N-terminus~TIGRFAM: CTP synthase~COGs: COG0504 CTP synthase (UTP-ammonia lyase)~InterPro IPR017456: IPR000991: IPR004468: IPR017926~KEGG: tai:Taci_1250 CTP synthase~PFAM: CTP synthase-like; glutamine amidotransferase class-I~PRIAM: CTP synthase~SPTR: CTP synthase;~TIGRFAM: CTP synthase), giving the protein MPKYIFVTGGVVSSLGKGITAASLGVLLKRRGYKVSIIKMDPYINVDAGTMNPFQHGEVFVTDDGSETDLDLGHYERFIDESLSTLNTVTTGKIYSSVISKERSGKYLGATVQVIPHVTNEIQESILKVDGDVDVVIAEIGGTVGDIEGLPFLEAIRQMANRVGRNNVLYCHVTLVPYIAAAGELKTKPTQHSVNELRRIGIQPDVIVCRSQMRLERSIKEKIALFCSVPQKYVIEAIDAPTIYAVPLQLKEQKFDSIILERLGLPANEEPYLDDWKGFVHSYMNPKKEVEIAMVGKYVSHKDAYLSVVEALTHAGTSLNLRVKLRPVEAEDVEKHGAEEILKGVQGVLVPGGFGSRGAEGKIEAARYARENGIPYFGLCLGMQIAAIEFARNVCDIAGANSVEFDPGTPNPVIHLMDEQKNVVDLGGTMRLGLYPCELEEGTKVREAYGEKLIYERHRHRYEFNNEYRERFESCGMRIAGICPGRDLVEIIELKDHPWYVGVQFHPEFKSRPVRPHPLFRGFVEAASKQGR; this is encoded by the coding sequence ATGCCAAAATACATATTTGTAACAGGTGGGGTAGTTTCATCCCTTGGGAAAGGAATAACAGCAGCATCTTTAGGTGTCCTTCTGAAGAGAAGGGGGTACAAGGTCTCCATCATAAAGATGGATCCCTACATAAACGTGGACGCCGGAACCATGAACCCCTTTCAGCATGGAGAGGTGTTCGTGACTGATGACGGTTCTGAAACCGACTTGGACTTGGGCCATTATGAGCGGTTCATTGACGAATCTTTAAGTACCCTCAACACGGTCACTACGGGAAAGATATATTCTTCGGTCATATCGAAGGAACGAAGCGGCAAGTACTTAGGAGCGACAGTTCAGGTAATTCCCCATGTTACCAACGAGATACAGGAAAGCATCCTGAAAGTTGATGGCGACGTGGACGTGGTCATAGCGGAGATAGGCGGCACGGTGGGAGACATAGAGGGTCTTCCCTTTTTGGAGGCCATCCGCCAGATGGCCAACAGGGTGGGGAGGAACAACGTGCTCTACTGCCACGTTACCCTGGTGCCGTACATAGCTGCGGCGGGAGAGCTCAAGACCAAGCCTACCCAGCACAGCGTGAACGAGCTGAGAAGGATAGGCATACAGCCGGATGTCATAGTTTGCCGGTCTCAAATGAGGCTGGAAAGGAGCATCAAAGAAAAAATCGCCCTCTTCTGCAGCGTCCCACAGAAGTACGTCATAGAAGCCATAGATGCCCCTACTATTTACGCTGTGCCTCTGCAGCTCAAGGAGCAGAAGTTTGACTCCATAATCCTCGAAAGGTTGGGACTCCCTGCCAACGAAGAACCTTACTTGGATGACTGGAAAGGGTTTGTTCATTCCTACATGAACCCCAAAAAAGAAGTGGAGATCGCCATGGTAGGTAAGTACGTAAGTCACAAGGACGCATACCTTAGCGTTGTGGAGGCTTTGACCCATGCTGGCACCTCTTTGAACCTTAGGGTTAAGCTTCGTCCAGTGGAGGCCGAGGACGTGGAGAAGCATGGTGCAGAGGAGATATTGAAGGGGGTTCAAGGGGTATTGGTCCCCGGAGGGTTTGGATCCAGAGGGGCTGAGGGCAAGATAGAGGCCGCAAGGTACGCCAGGGAGAATGGCATTCCCTATTTTGGGCTGTGTCTTGGCATGCAGATAGCAGCCATCGAGTTTGCCAGGAACGTTTGTGACATAGCAGGTGCCAACAGCGTCGAGTTTGACCCAGGGACGCCTAACCCCGTTATACATCTTATGGACGAGCAGAAAAACGTCGTGGACCTAGGGGGCACGATGCGCCTTGGGCTTTACCCCTGCGAGCTGGAAGAAGGGACAAAGGTAAGGGAAGCCTACGGGGAAAAGCTCATTTATGAAAGGCACAGGCATCGCTACGAATTCAACAACGAATACAGGGAGAGGTTTGAGTCCTGCGGCATGAGAATAGCGGGAATTTGCCCTGGCAGAGACCTGGTTGAGATCATAGAATTAAAGGACCACCCATGGTACGTAGGGGTCCAGTTCCATCCCGAGTTTAAGTCGCGGCCAGTAAGGCCCCATCCTCTTTTCAGAGGATTCGTGGAAGCCGCGTCAAAACAGGGAAGATAA
- a CDS encoding transaldolase (PFAM: Transaldolase~TIGRFAM: fructose-6-phosphate aldolase, TalC/MipB family~COGs: COG0176 Transaldolase~InterPro IPR001585: IPR004731: IPR018225~KEGG: csc:Csac_2036 putative translaldolase~PFAM: Transaldolase~SPTR: Probable transaldolase;~TIGRFAM: transaldolase): MRFFIDTADIDQIRTAYGWGVISGVTTNPSLIAKAGRDLKEAILEICDIVDGPVSAEVISLDREGMIEEGRSLAALHPNVVVKIPMTPEGMAATSVLSAEGIDVNVTLIFSPQQALLAAQAGAAYVSPFVGRLDDIGEDGIGLISDIASIFNLHDIPVEIIAASIRHPKHVMDAALAGADIATVPFGVLEKCFKHPLTDSGIERFLADWEGAVRGNGR; encoded by the coding sequence ATGAGGTTTTTCATTGACACGGCGGACATAGATCAGATCCGCACCGCCTATGGATGGGGCGTGATTAGTGGCGTGACCACCAACCCCTCCCTCATAGCAAAGGCCGGCCGCGACCTCAAAGAGGCCATTCTCGAAATTTGCGACATAGTGGACGGCCCTGTAAGTGCCGAGGTTATATCCCTCGACAGGGAAGGTATGATTGAGGAAGGAAGATCACTGGCAGCTTTGCATCCCAACGTGGTGGTGAAGATTCCCATGACCCCTGAGGGCATGGCGGCCACCAGCGTCCTGAGTGCTGAGGGCATAGACGTGAACGTCACGTTGATTTTCTCCCCACAGCAGGCCCTCCTGGCGGCCCAGGCTGGAGCCGCGTACGTCAGCCCCTTCGTTGGGCGCTTGGACGACATAGGTGAGGACGGAATAGGGCTGATAAGCGATATAGCTAGTATTTTTAATCTCCACGACATACCAGTTGAGATAATAGCAGCGAGCATTAGGCATCCGAAGCATGTCATGGATGCTGCACTCGCGGGAGCGGACATAGCCACGGTTCCTTTTGGTGTGTTGGAGAAATGTTTCAAGCATCCCCTTACGGACAGTGGCATAGAACGATTCCTTGCAGATTGGGAGGGAGCAGTAAGAGGCAATGGACGATAA
- a CDS encoding putative aspartate/glutamate/hydantoin racemase (KEGG: aco:Amico_1480 putative aspartate/glutamate/hydantoin racemase~SPTR: Putative aspartate/glutamate/hydantoin racemase) — MMTLAYKLIDAVASNNSGRLIKGLCRPEDLLCGAKLLENAQRVVVVTGFYVPTAQAPETDGPPGAAVMARALKSLNKDVQIFTDPLNASAVEACCKTLGFEGLYITEDPKALFKDSPDLLVYIERLGAASDGRYYNMRGEDITQWTAPLDKGALMAQDMGVSVLAVGDGGNEVGMGLAKDILQKALPSFKKCLCSVGCTVLIPSDVSNWGAYALVSLLSALKGTWLGHDSQEEKAMIDAMIEAGAVDGKTCKKVPSVDGFPSSVHEEKVEKIKELFLEWQKKSSPLVR; from the coding sequence TTGATGACCTTGGCTTACAAACTGATCGATGCAGTGGCGTCAAACAACTCGGGCCGGCTCATCAAGGGCCTGTGCCGCCCAGAAGACCTTCTCTGTGGGGCAAAGCTTTTAGAAAATGCCCAAAGGGTGGTTGTTGTGACGGGGTTTTACGTTCCAACGGCCCAGGCCCCCGAGACCGATGGCCCCCCAGGTGCGGCCGTGATGGCAAGGGCGTTGAAGTCCTTGAACAAGGACGTTCAAATATTCACCGATCCTCTTAACGCGTCGGCGGTGGAGGCATGTTGCAAAACCCTGGGATTCGAAGGCCTTTATATAACGGAAGACCCAAAGGCCCTTTTTAAAGACTCCCCTGACCTTTTGGTCTACATAGAGAGACTGGGTGCGGCTTCCGACGGGAGATACTACAACATGAGGGGCGAGGACATCACCCAGTGGACTGCCCCTCTGGACAAGGGGGCCTTAATGGCCCAGGATATGGGAGTTTCGGTCTTGGCGGTTGGAGATGGAGGCAACGAGGTGGGCATGGGACTGGCAAAGGACATCCTGCAGAAGGCCCTCCCGTCCTTCAAGAAGTGCCTGTGCTCCGTTGGATGCACCGTCCTTATCCCCTCGGACGTGTCCAACTGGGGAGCTTATGCCTTGGTGTCTCTCCTTTCCGCGTTGAAGGGAACATGGTTGGGGCACGACTCCCAGGAAGAAAAGGCTATGATAGATGCCATGATTGAAGCGGGCGCCGTGGACGGAAAGACATGTAAAAAAGTCCCTTCGGTGGATGGTTTCCCCTCTTCTGTTCATGAGGAAAAGGTAGAGAAGATAAAGGAGCTTTTCCTTGAGTGGCAAAAGAAAAGCTCCCCTCTTGTTCGGTAG
- a CDS encoding hypothetical protein (KEGG: aco:Amico_1473 hypothetical protein~SPTR: Putative uncharacterized protein), producing MMKKVFMLICLIFVLVIAQAAMAEEEAPLPLKAQERMEMVLYGEPMTGGLIERLGKVEKDLFGRELPGSISERQSGLLNFIENGTLGNPSMLFKLSVAEWSVNHKVNPESPVSTRIDALETLLEGKPQVDKPLAMRLERMLSLLFPDTLTWTEVELPANTVFKAAFTQTISPAVAKKGDQVKLALAQDLVVDGNLVAPRGSLVFAEIDNVKPPRSFGRPSEITFAFKHLVPLGPEVVPVFMGDKAISVNKDNKTMAIAAGTSVVGLVALGPVGLAGGFFVKGDAKEIPAGTNIYLETSQVVTVHAWPVPPGLQGMIKEAEDMPVPSDSATSEETLSEGENADEAKD from the coding sequence ATGATGAAGAAGGTTTTTATGCTGATTTGCTTGATTTTTGTCCTTGTCATTGCCCAGGCGGCGATGGCGGAAGAGGAGGCCCCGCTGCCCCTCAAGGCGCAGGAGAGAATGGAGATGGTCCTATACGGTGAGCCCATGACTGGAGGATTGATCGAGAGATTGGGCAAGGTGGAGAAGGACCTTTTCGGCCGCGAGCTTCCCGGGAGCATTTCCGAGAGGCAGAGCGGACTTTTGAACTTCATAGAGAACGGTACCTTGGGAAATCCCTCCATGCTTTTCAAGCTTTCCGTCGCTGAGTGGTCGGTAAACCACAAAGTGAACCCAGAAAGCCCCGTAAGCACAAGGATAGATGCCCTGGAGACTTTGCTTGAGGGAAAACCACAAGTCGATAAACCTCTGGCCATGAGGCTTGAGAGGATGTTATCTTTGCTCTTCCCTGATACCCTTACCTGGACAGAGGTGGAGCTTCCGGCCAATACGGTCTTCAAGGCCGCCTTTACCCAGACTATAAGCCCGGCAGTCGCAAAGAAGGGTGATCAGGTCAAACTGGCCTTGGCCCAGGACTTGGTGGTAGACGGAAACTTGGTAGCACCAAGGGGAAGCCTGGTGTTTGCCGAGATAGACAACGTAAAGCCTCCTAGGAGTTTTGGTAGGCCTTCTGAAATAACCTTTGCCTTCAAGCATCTAGTTCCCTTGGGGCCCGAGGTGGTTCCTGTGTTCATGGGAGACAAGGCCATATCCGTCAACAAGGACAACAAGACCATGGCAATAGCTGCTGGAACCAGCGTAGTGGGACTTGTAGCCCTTGGTCCCGTAGGGCTTGCTGGAGGGTTTTTCGTCAAGGGGGATGCCAAGGAGATCCCCGCTGGCACTAATATCTACCTTGAGACCTCCCAGGTGGTTACAGTCCACGCTTGGCCAGTACCTCCAGGACTTCAGGGTATGATAAAAGAAGCAGAAGATATGCCTGTTCCGAGCGATTCAGCTACTAGCGAAGAGACGCTTTCAGAGGGGGAAAATGCAGATGAAGCGAAAGATTAA
- a CDS encoding hypothetical protein (KEGG: aco:Amico_1478 hypothetical protein~SPTR: Putative uncharacterized protein), whose product MKRLLLVLSLLFVALSAVLLCRWRGYFYLTQPPQVGNLVLCEALDEVNHPINTGSEFKWGTRSVCLLFDYKAFQKDTTLYVRWQYKGHTLAEEQVILTDESGFCAFYLMKEDGAPLPIGDYSVAVESMGHVLSKAFFVVTR is encoded by the coding sequence ATGAAGAGATTGTTGCTTGTGCTCTCCCTCTTGTTTGTTGCGCTTAGTGCGGTGCTCTTATGCAGGTGGCGCGGTTATTTTTATTTGACCCAGCCTCCCCAGGTAGGGAACCTAGTTCTATGCGAAGCTCTGGACGAGGTAAACCATCCGATTAACACTGGTAGCGAGTTTAAGTGGGGAACCAGGAGCGTGTGCCTGCTTTTTGACTACAAGGCATTTCAGAAGGACACAACACTCTACGTTAGATGGCAGTATAAGGGGCACACCTTGGCGGAGGAACAGGTAATTCTCACTGATGAAAGCGGTTTCTGTGCTTTTTACCTGATGAAGGAGGATGGTGCCCCTCTGCCCATCGGTGACTATTCAGTGGCGGTGGAGAGTATGGGCCATGTCCTCTCGAAGGCGTTCTTCGTGGTCACCAGGTAA
- a CDS encoding Peptidase M23 (PFAM: Peptidase family M23; LysM domain~COGs: COG0739 Membrane protein related to metalloendopeptidase~InterPro IPR018392: IPR016047: IPR002482~KEGG: aco:Amico_1475 peptidase M23~PFAM: Peptidase M23; Peptidoglycan-binding lysin domain~SMART: Peptidoglycan-binding LysM~SPTR: Peptidase M23), which produces MRGQNSRKASFLSSRVGFYLVITTMLSITALVTIIAGQRARVEVLPILAQPSSISDNLSPETFIVLNVSSDVSAGYDLASSEEDSSFKAAEGIGPLPASPSIFDDNVKLEEVQPEELEQKAAEKPQSVASQEEVILEEVKPSEDSLPAEEEEKRWIEYYVSPGDTLYDLGKRYSISPDLIAKANDLKNPDRLSEGQELLIPLSPDDVEATKEEVKARKEKDSKTEARKVEVTSYTVREGDSLWSIANKFNLDINTLFGCNEMKNPNYLRVGMTLRIPNQDGIFYKVKDGDTLAKIASKYGTTVALIQQANGFEGANIAKGVEIFIPGAKPVVSVYSAAKSSVSSSRTLFTWPLRGRITSSFGWRRHPITKRRDFHTGIDIARPYGTIIRAAAAGRVVYAGWMGGYGRVVVIDHGKGYSTLYAHCSRLLVRKGQRVSSGQAIGKVGASGRATGSHLHFEVRYKNKPINPMKVLR; this is translated from the coding sequence ATGAGAGGCCAAAATTCCCGCAAGGCAAGTTTCCTATCTAGCAGGGTGGGTTTCTACCTGGTGATAACTACGATGTTGAGTATAACAGCGTTGGTTACCATCATAGCAGGACAGAGAGCACGAGTCGAAGTGCTACCCATCTTGGCCCAACCATCCTCCATCAGTGATAATTTAAGTCCAGAAACCTTCATCGTCTTAAACGTCTCCAGTGACGTTTCTGCGGGGTATGATTTGGCCTCATCAGAAGAAGATTCTTCATTCAAAGCTGCAGAGGGAATAGGACCTCTTCCTGCGTCTCCATCCATTTTTGACGATAATGTGAAGCTCGAGGAGGTTCAGCCTGAGGAGCTAGAACAAAAAGCAGCAGAAAAGCCCCAAAGTGTTGCCTCTCAGGAAGAGGTGATACTCGAGGAGGTAAAACCCTCTGAAGACAGCCTGCCGGCTGAGGAAGAGGAGAAAAGGTGGATAGAGTACTACGTGAGCCCTGGAGATACCCTTTATGACCTGGGTAAGAGGTATTCCATATCTCCAGACCTCATAGCCAAAGCCAATGACCTGAAAAATCCAGATAGGCTTTCAGAGGGACAGGAGCTTTTGATTCCCCTGAGCCCTGATGACGTGGAGGCCACAAAAGAGGAAGTTAAGGCCAGAAAGGAAAAAGATTCAAAGACCGAGGCAAGGAAGGTAGAGGTAACATCCTATACCGTGAGGGAAGGAGACAGCCTCTGGTCCATAGCGAACAAGTTCAATTTGGACATAAACACCCTCTTCGGATGCAACGAAATGAAAAACCCCAACTACCTCAGAGTGGGTATGACCCTCAGGATTCCCAACCAGGACGGTATCTTCTATAAGGTTAAGGATGGAGATACTCTTGCCAAGATAGCGAGCAAATACGGAACCACGGTAGCATTGATACAGCAGGCCAATGGCTTCGAGGGGGCCAACATAGCCAAGGGTGTTGAGATCTTCATTCCCGGAGCCAAGCCAGTGGTTTCGGTTTATTCCGCCGCTAAGTCATCCGTGTCCAGTTCGAGAACCCTCTTTACATGGCCTCTTAGGGGCAGGATAACCAGCTCCTTTGGGTGGAGAAGGCACCCCATAACCAAGCGGAGGGATTTCCACACCGGTATTGACATCGCGAGACCCTACGGTACCATCATTCGCGCTGCCGCAGCCGGAAGGGTCGTTTATGCCGGATGGATGGGAGGATATGGCCGAGTTGTGGTCATAGATCATGGTAAAGGGTACTCCACTTTGTACGCTCATTGCAGCAGGTTGTTGGTCCGCAAAGGACAACGAGTTTCCTCTGGCCAGGCGATAGGCAAGGTGGGTGCAAGCGGAAGGGCCACAGGTTCGCACCTCCATTTCGAGGTTCGCTACAAAAACAAGCCCATAAATCCCATGAAGGTGTTAAGATAG
- a CDS encoding 6-phosphofructokinase (PFAM: Phosphofructokinase~TIGRFAM: 6-phosphofructokinase~COGs: COG0205 6-phosphofructokinase~InterPro IPR000023: IPR012003: IPR012828~KEGG: aco:Amico_1481 6-phosphofructokinase~PFAM: phosphofructokinase~SPTR: 6-phosphofructokinase;~TIGRFAM: 6-phosphofructokinase) — protein MKKIAILTSGGDAPGMNAAIRAVTRSAIGRGLTVYGFMRGYEGLLDRDFRVLSARDVGGIIHRGGTILQTARSDRFMESFWQDRAAEFLKEEGIEGLVVIGGDGSFRGAAELAKRGISVVGVPGTIDNDIAETDLTIGFRTAVETALDAVKRLRDTASSHDRLFIVEVMGRRSGFIALEVGVASGAEAVLVPEVPFSLGMLNDKLHAARKKGKTHSLIILAEGVMSAQELKTQLKDTGGYEARVTVLGHIQRGGSPCSVDIILASQMGKCAVDALLEGETAVMAASRCGKVQRVPLSWSWERRKLLDPDLMELVEVLSI, from the coding sequence CTGGAATGAATGCCGCCATACGGGCCGTCACCAGAAGCGCCATAGGACGAGGGCTTACGGTGTACGGCTTCATGCGGGGCTACGAGGGGCTTCTGGATAGGGATTTCAGAGTGCTCAGCGCAAGGGACGTGGGGGGCATCATCCACAGGGGGGGTACCATCCTCCAGACTGCCCGAAGCGACCGGTTCATGGAAAGCTTTTGGCAGGACAGGGCGGCAGAATTTCTTAAAGAAGAGGGCATAGAAGGTCTCGTGGTCATTGGTGGAGACGGCTCCTTCAGAGGGGCTGCTGAGCTTGCAAAAAGAGGCATATCAGTTGTAGGTGTTCCAGGGACCATCGACAATGACATAGCAGAAACGGACCTGACCATAGGTTTTCGGACTGCCGTAGAGACCGCCCTGGATGCCGTAAAGCGCCTTAGGGATACCGCCTCAAGCCACGACAGGCTCTTCATAGTGGAGGTAATGGGAAGAAGGTCGGGCTTCATTGCCCTTGAGGTGGGAGTCGCAAGTGGAGCAGAGGCCGTCCTCGTGCCGGAAGTTCCCTTCAGTTTGGGCATGCTCAACGACAAGCTTCATGCCGCCCGAAAGAAGGGCAAGACCCACTCTTTGATAATCCTAGCAGAAGGGGTAATGTCAGCTCAGGAATTAAAGACCCAGCTCAAGGACACAGGAGGCTACGAGGCAAGAGTTACCGTTTTGGGACACATACAAAGGGGCGGAAGCCCCTGTTCTGTGGACATTATCCTGGCCTCCCAGATGGGAAAGTGCGCTGTGGACGCCCTCTTGGAGGGTGAAACCGCGGTCATGGCCGCTTCAAGGTGCGGCAAGGTCCAGCGAGTACCCCTGAGCTGGTCCTGGGAGCGGAGGAAACTTTTGGATCCAGACCTTATGGAATTGGTGGAGGTTTTAAGCATTTGA